A single genomic interval of Pirellulaceae bacterium harbors:
- a CDS encoding ABC transporter permease, giving the protein MNQFLGFLIARVFPPVVAAVLFVFIWAVVIRLFQIQSFLAPSPSQVWSVFAHDSPSLLNATWLTGKAAISGLLLSVAVGFLTASLFSQSSLLRYSLYPYAIFLQTVPVVAIAPLLVMWFGYGTTGVIAVAFILSLFPIIANVTEGMTSVPLPLRELFNLNQASRLQQFLKLQVPHSLPFLVTGVRTSSGLSVIGAIVGEFFVGYGGEGFGLGYLIRSSAERYQTDRLFAAVLLSTLLGVVIFAAVSLVAEKSLARFRYA; this is encoded by the coding sequence ATGAATCAGTTTCTCGGCTTTTTGATCGCCCGCGTGTTTCCACCCGTCGTGGCTGCCGTGTTGTTTGTTTTTATTTGGGCCGTGGTAATTCGACTCTTTCAGATTCAAAGTTTTCTTGCGCCTTCACCCAGTCAGGTCTGGAGCGTTTTTGCACACGATAGCCCGTCGCTGTTAAATGCGACTTGGCTGACTGGAAAGGCAGCTATTTCCGGCTTGTTGCTCAGTGTTGCAGTCGGTTTTCTGACTGCCTCGCTGTTTTCGCAATCATCTCTGCTTCGATACAGCCTTTACCCGTACGCGATTTTTTTGCAAACGGTCCCCGTAGTGGCCATTGCTCCGCTGCTGGTGATGTGGTTTGGCTATGGGACCACCGGAGTGATTGCGGTCGCTTTTATTTTGAGTCTCTTCCCGATTATTGCCAACGTCACCGAAGGGATGACTTCTGTGCCGTTGCCGTTACGTGAGTTGTTTAATCTCAATCAGGCCTCTCGGTTACAGCAATTTCTCAAACTTCAGGTGCCCCACTCCCTTCCGTTTTTGGTGACCGGCGTGCGGACTTCCAGTGGGCTCTCGGTGATTGGCGCTATCGTAGGCGAGTTTTTTGTCGGTTATGGTGGCGAAGGATTTGGATTAGGTTATCTCATTCGAAGTTCTGCAGAGCGATATCAAACCGATCGCTTGTTCGCAGCCGTCCTATTGTCGACCTTGTTAGGTGTCGTTATTTTTGCGGCAGTGAGTTTGGTGGCCGAGAAAAGCCTTGCTCGTTTTCGCTATGCTTAG
- a CDS encoding DUF1549 domain-containing protein: protein MIGPFAHSAAASPDQQPSDSTTAQAAHRILAAKCFQCHGPDAEQREADLRLDTLPGSTELLPSGATPIVPGDANSSELIIRIEHDSADERMPPPDAIQQLSAAERELLRLWIEQGAQYPGHWAFTPHRTARPPMVNRDNWSTNPVDRFILAELRSHGLSPPPRADRYTLIRRLYFDLIGLPPSPEEIRRFIDDTSANAWPRLIDRLLASPHYGERWGRHWLDVARYGDSNGGDENHKLPHAFHYRDYVISAFNADTTYDRFLLEQLAGDLFTNRGLPVDQIAATGFLAIGMKILAEQDPVKKRADMIDEQIDTLGRSLLGLSLGCARCHDHKFDPISTADYYALFGIFKSTELADREVETAKLQAARNEHASKVAQLRGARDHLRKQLEQHFKNAPLVQREAERFERGNVSIDREQYGTTIGIISDPGSQQNYVEYDFIIENDADYELQLRYAAKTARPGKILLDGVVISAEAITSETGGWMPEHQKWINETKVRLSVGEHVLRIESEPMMSHIDKWRLIPSSTLDQVADLLDSASQLDAELAKIQSNSPSGTLVMAVHEGQVDNARIHLRGDHLSPGDEVARRFPEVLSAVDRAAVPADQSGRWQLAEWLTKPGGLAASLSSRVMANRIWHWHFGRGLVTTPDQFGIKGARPTHPELLEYLAQELIRHHWSIKSLHRQILTSNTYQSSSQVEDPLAQAQDPENQWYWKATRRRLEAELIRDAILLHANRLDREMYGAPVQVKSQDPSPQDLEANRAKYYASQRRSIYLPVVRTNLFKFLTLFDFPNSSSPVGRRSRTTVPTQSLWMMNSPFMMEQAAQVATQSNRGRPSPSERLDNIYFELFGRPIDPATKNRLQTFLEQIGNPSADDKTAESTAWQLLCHTLMMSHEFIYVD, encoded by the coding sequence TTGATTGGACCGTTCGCTCACTCGGCAGCGGCTTCACCTGATCAGCAGCCGAGCGACTCGACAACTGCTCAGGCAGCTCATCGGATCCTTGCCGCCAAATGCTTTCAATGCCATGGGCCAGATGCGGAACAGCGTGAGGCGGATCTGCGGCTCGACACGTTGCCAGGCAGTACAGAACTATTACCCTCGGGTGCAACTCCCATTGTGCCAGGTGACGCGAACTCGAGCGAATTGATTATTCGTATCGAACACGATTCGGCCGACGAACGAATGCCCCCACCGGATGCAATTCAGCAACTGTCCGCAGCGGAGCGAGAGCTGCTGCGACTCTGGATTGAACAGGGAGCACAGTATCCGGGACACTGGGCCTTTACGCCTCACCGTACCGCACGCCCTCCAATGGTGAACCGCGACAACTGGTCTACCAATCCAGTGGATCGATTTATCTTGGCGGAACTCAGATCGCATGGCCTTTCTCCCCCCCCACGTGCAGATCGTTACACGTTGATCAGGCGACTTTACTTTGACCTGATTGGATTGCCTCCCAGTCCAGAAGAAATCCGAAGATTCATCGATGACACTTCCGCCAATGCTTGGCCAAGGCTCATCGATCGATTGTTGGCATCGCCCCATTACGGAGAACGCTGGGGGCGTCATTGGCTTGATGTAGCGCGCTACGGTGATTCCAACGGTGGTGATGAAAATCACAAACTGCCCCATGCCTTCCATTATCGCGACTATGTGATCTCTGCCTTCAACGCTGACACCACGTACGATCGCTTTCTACTGGAACAGCTGGCGGGTGACCTTTTCACCAATCGCGGACTACCTGTCGACCAAATTGCGGCAACCGGATTCCTCGCAATCGGAATGAAGATACTCGCAGAACAGGATCCGGTCAAAAAAAGAGCGGACATGATCGATGAACAGATTGATACGCTTGGGCGATCGCTACTAGGATTATCACTTGGCTGTGCTCGTTGTCACGATCATAAATTTGACCCGATCTCGACCGCTGACTATTACGCATTATTTGGCATTTTCAAAAGTACTGAGCTTGCTGACCGCGAAGTCGAGACTGCGAAACTGCAAGCAGCTCGTAATGAGCACGCAAGCAAAGTAGCACAGCTCCGTGGAGCTCGCGATCACTTACGGAAACAACTTGAGCAACACTTCAAAAATGCTCCGCTCGTCCAACGTGAAGCGGAGCGATTCGAACGCGGCAACGTATCGATTGACCGTGAACAATACGGGACAACCATTGGGATCATCTCAGATCCAGGAAGCCAGCAAAATTATGTGGAATACGACTTTATCATTGAGAACGACGCGGACTACGAACTTCAATTGAGATACGCTGCCAAGACGGCAAGACCGGGCAAGATTCTCTTGGATGGAGTCGTCATTTCCGCCGAGGCAATTACTTCGGAAACCGGCGGCTGGATGCCCGAGCATCAAAAGTGGATTAACGAAACCAAGGTTCGCTTGTCGGTCGGCGAGCACGTGCTTCGAATTGAATCCGAACCCATGATGTCCCATATCGACAAATGGCGACTGATTCCTAGCTCGACACTCGATCAAGTCGCCGATTTGCTGGACAGCGCAAGTCAATTGGACGCCGAACTGGCCAAAATCCAGTCCAACAGCCCTTCCGGGACGCTTGTCATGGCCGTCCACGAAGGCCAAGTCGACAATGCGAGAATCCATCTCCGAGGTGATCATCTGTCACCGGGCGACGAAGTGGCTCGAAGATTCCCCGAAGTTCTCAGTGCAGTGGACCGCGCAGCCGTTCCAGCCGATCAAAGCGGACGTTGGCAATTGGCGGAATGGTTGACAAAACCTGGTGGATTGGCGGCAAGCCTGTCGAGTCGCGTGATGGCCAATCGCATCTGGCACTGGCATTTTGGGCGTGGACTGGTAACGACTCCGGATCAATTCGGTATCAAGGGCGCCCGTCCCACTCACCCCGAATTGCTCGAATATCTGGCTCAGGAATTAATCCGCCACCATTGGTCAATCAAATCGCTACATCGCCAAATTTTGACTTCCAATACCTATCAGAGTTCTAGCCAAGTCGAGGACCCCTTGGCACAAGCGCAGGACCCTGAAAATCAATGGTACTGGAAAGCCACCCGTAGGAGGCTCGAGGCAGAATTGATCCGCGACGCCATTTTACTCCATGCAAATCGACTCGATCGGGAAATGTACGGTGCCCCAGTGCAGGTCAAGTCTCAAGATCCGTCACCGCAAGATCTCGAAGCCAATCGGGCGAAATACTATGCCTCTCAACGTCGGTCAATCTATCTCCCTGTCGTGCGCACCAACCTGTTCAAATTTCTCACACTTTTTGATTTCCCAAATTCCTCCAGTCCGGTGGGTCGTCGTTCGCGCACGACCGTCCCCACGCAATCCCTCTGGATGATGAATAGTCCATTCATGATGGAGCAGGCAGCACAAGTCGCAACTCAGTCGAATCGGGGCCGGCCAAGCCCGAGCGAACGTCTTGACAACATCTACTTTGAATTATTTGGTCGTCCCATCGATCCCGCCACGAAAAATCGGCTTCAAACCTTCTTGGAGCAAATAGGTAACCCATCCGCTGACGACAAAACAGCAGAATCCACGGCGTGGCAGTTGCTCTGCCACACACTCATGATGTCCCATGAATTCATCTACGTCGACTAA
- a CDS encoding ABC transporter substrate-binding protein, which translates to MKSRWVACSCATLLLVGCLLVGCQPSDVVEPGAEPTIKLGLNWFPDSQHGGFYAAQHFGFFADEGLTVKIEPGGPAAPIVQNVGLNRVEFGVGNADQILMAREQQIPVVALMAAMRNSPRCIMVHQETGIQNFSELADVKLALGAGKAFVKFLDEKGVLKHVQVVSYTGSIAPFLADNRFAQQAYVFSEPYVAEENGAHPVCMMVSDLGFNPYSSCLFTNEKLLNENPELVGKVVRAVRRGWQAYLQDPEPVNQLIHAANPDMDLESLKFGATAIAELCLPAHAASDSIGVMDDRRWQTLKSQLVELDFVSQDTRVDQAYTLRFLRSSSPDSSSSSAPQ; encoded by the coding sequence ATGAAGAGTCGGTGGGTTGCATGCAGTTGTGCGACGTTGCTGTTGGTGGGGTGCCTGTTGGTGGGGTGCCAGCCAAGTGACGTTGTTGAGCCCGGGGCGGAGCCGACGATCAAACTAGGTTTGAACTGGTTTCCGGATTCGCAGCACGGGGGATTTTATGCGGCACAACACTTCGGTTTCTTTGCCGATGAGGGACTTACGGTAAAAATTGAACCGGGGGGCCCGGCCGCCCCAATTGTGCAAAATGTCGGTTTGAATCGAGTAGAATTTGGAGTTGGGAACGCCGATCAAATTCTGATGGCACGCGAGCAACAGATTCCCGTCGTTGCTCTGATGGCGGCAATGCGGAACAGTCCTCGCTGTATCATGGTTCATCAAGAAACCGGGATTCAGAATTTCTCGGAGCTCGCTGATGTGAAGTTGGCCTTGGGGGCCGGTAAGGCCTTCGTTAAATTTCTTGACGAAAAAGGTGTTTTGAAACACGTGCAAGTTGTCTCCTATACGGGAAGTATTGCACCGTTTCTCGCTGATAATCGCTTTGCACAGCAGGCCTATGTGTTCAGTGAGCCGTATGTTGCCGAGGAAAATGGTGCACACCCTGTCTGCATGATGGTCTCGGATTTGGGGTTTAATCCCTATAGCAGTTGTTTGTTCACAAATGAAAAATTGCTCAATGAGAATCCTGAACTTGTTGGGAAAGTGGTGCGGGCTGTTCGGCGTGGTTGGCAGGCCTACCTGCAAGATCCTGAGCCGGTCAATCAGTTGATTCATGCAGCCAATCCCGATATGGATCTGGAAAGTCTCAAGTTCGGTGCAACGGCGATCGCCGAATTGTGCTTGCCGGCTCACGCTGCTTCAGACTCAATCGGTGTGATGGATGATCGCCGTTGGCAAACGTTGAAATCTCAACTGGTTGAACTTGATTTTGTCAGTCAAGATACGCGGGTTGATCAAGCCTACACACTGCGGTTTCTGCGGAGCAGCTCGCCGGATTCTAGCTCGTCGTCTGCGCCCCAGTAG
- a CDS encoding DUF1501 domain-containing protein: MSNLFKQLPDRIISRRKVLEGVASGFGGLALNALLHESSSAASIPSSALQPKAGHHMARAKRVIFLFMHGGPSHIDLFDPKPRLKQDDGKPLPFKGTRVTFADRGNLMKSPWKFRPCGGSGLPMSELWRHLPTVADELCMIHSVCETNVAHGGACMKLHTGAEANVRPSIGSWISYGLGTENQNLPSFITICPTSLHGGVNNFGASFLPAIHQGVSLGAPGYPNSLARDARFDSMTNPNVSPEKQKMQLRLLRQLHQAQRDPSGVDTELEARLLSFELAFRMQMAAPEALDLSQESKATRELYGLDSEPTANFARQCLMARRLAERGVRFVQVSHAHSLPFNNEQWDQHSHLEKGHTLNVAQIDQPITALIKDLKSRGLLEDTLVIWGGEFGRTPTVQKGNAEPGRDHHPEGFTMWMAGGGVKAGYRYGRTDEYGYYAVENRCTIHDLHATILHLMGMDHERLTFEYAGRDFRLTDVSGNIAQIIA, from the coding sequence ATGAGTAACTTATTCAAACAACTTCCTGACAGGATCATATCCCGTCGCAAAGTGCTAGAAGGCGTAGCATCTGGCTTTGGTGGCTTGGCACTCAATGCATTACTGCATGAATCCTCATCGGCCGCTTCGATCCCGTCATCCGCATTGCAGCCGAAAGCGGGTCATCACATGGCTCGTGCAAAACGCGTTATTTTTTTATTCATGCACGGCGGACCCTCACATATTGACTTGTTTGATCCGAAGCCCAGGCTCAAACAAGATGATGGAAAGCCTTTACCATTCAAAGGAACACGGGTCACGTTTGCGGACCGCGGGAATCTGATGAAATCCCCATGGAAGTTTCGCCCATGTGGTGGCAGTGGACTTCCGATGAGTGAACTTTGGCGGCACTTGCCAACGGTTGCTGACGAGCTTTGCATGATCCATTCTGTCTGCGAAACCAATGTGGCTCACGGTGGAGCTTGCATGAAACTCCACACAGGCGCGGAAGCGAACGTGCGCCCAAGCATCGGATCCTGGATCAGTTACGGGCTTGGCACAGAGAACCAAAACCTGCCCAGCTTCATCACGATTTGCCCAACGTCGTTACACGGAGGCGTGAATAATTTTGGCGCCTCATTCCTTCCCGCAATCCACCAAGGTGTTTCGCTTGGAGCTCCTGGCTATCCCAATTCGCTGGCACGTGACGCTCGTTTCGACTCAATGACCAACCCTAACGTCTCGCCAGAAAAACAGAAAATGCAATTGCGATTGCTGCGACAATTGCATCAAGCGCAGCGGGATCCGTCGGGCGTCGACACCGAATTAGAAGCCCGATTACTTTCCTTCGAACTCGCTTTTCGCATGCAGATGGCAGCCCCCGAAGCTCTCGATCTTTCGCAAGAATCGAAGGCGACGCGAGAGCTTTACGGCCTCGACAGCGAACCGACTGCCAACTTTGCCCGTCAGTGCCTAATGGCGAGGCGGCTCGCGGAGCGGGGCGTCCGCTTTGTCCAGGTCAGCCATGCGCATTCACTGCCGTTCAACAATGAACAATGGGATCAACACAGCCATCTCGAGAAGGGGCATACTCTGAATGTGGCTCAAATCGATCAGCCGATCACCGCTCTCATCAAAGACTTGAAATCGCGAGGACTACTTGAAGATACGTTGGTGATCTGGGGTGGTGAATTTGGCCGGACGCCGACCGTCCAAAAAGGAAATGCCGAACCGGGTCGTGACCACCACCCAGAAGGATTCACGATGTGGATGGCAGGCGGTGGCGTAAAAGCGGGCTATCGATATGGTCGGACCGACGAATATGGATACTACGCGGTCGAAAACCGCTGCACCATCCATGACCTTCACGCCACCATCTTGCATCTGATGGGGATGGACCACGAACGTTTAACTTTTGAGTATGCCGGACGAGACTTCCGACTGACCGATGTCTCTGGAAACATCGCTCAGATCATTGCCTAG
- a CDS encoding ABC transporter ATP-binding protein, translated as MRSSCSITAEQLGVTFAGNAPTLESVDLCCAPGTFVTIVGPSGCGKSTFLRCVANLQQPTIGRLQIAEANGQTPRVAFVFQDPTLLPWRNVQQNIELPLELRREPVADRRSQAMSALRQVGLVDDDALKFPHMLSGGMRMRVSLARALITKPRVLLLDEPFAALDEISRQQLNEELLRLWGEQGWTTLFVTHNVNEAVFLSQRVLVMSQRPGKIAADFSIDFDQPRDSQLRSSLEFAELTGRVSAALREAAV; from the coding sequence ATGCGATCATCTTGTAGCATTACCGCTGAGCAGTTGGGCGTTACCTTTGCCGGTAATGCTCCCACACTTGAGTCGGTTGATTTGTGTTGTGCTCCAGGCACGTTTGTCACAATCGTGGGCCCGAGCGGTTGCGGTAAATCGACATTCTTGCGTTGTGTTGCGAATTTGCAGCAGCCCACCATCGGCAGGCTCCAGATCGCGGAGGCGAATGGTCAAACGCCACGAGTTGCGTTTGTCTTTCAGGACCCCACGTTGTTGCCTTGGCGGAATGTCCAGCAGAATATCGAGTTGCCACTTGAGCTTCGGCGAGAACCGGTGGCCGATCGCCGTTCTCAAGCGATGTCCGCTTTGCGTCAAGTTGGCCTTGTCGATGACGACGCGCTTAAATTTCCACACATGCTGTCGGGCGGTATGCGGATGCGTGTGTCATTGGCTCGGGCGCTGATCACCAAGCCTCGCGTGTTGCTGCTAGATGAACCGTTTGCCGCGTTGGATGAAATTTCACGGCAGCAGTTGAATGAAGAGTTACTACGGTTGTGGGGGGAACAGGGGTGGACCACGCTTTTTGTTACCCATAATGTCAATGAAGCGGTTTTTCTTAGTCAACGCGTACTTGTGATGAGCCAGCGGCCCGGCAAGATCGCCGCAGATTTTTCGATCGATTTTGATCAGCCTCGAGATTCCCAGTTGCGGTCATCCTTGGAATTTGCAGAGTTGACAGGGCGCGTTTCAGCGGCTTTGCGGGAGGCTGCAGTATGA